CCAAACCAAAGAAGCTGTCGAAATCCTCAGAAACGCGAAAACACCCTTCATCATTGCCGCAAACAAAATCGATCTCGCACCGGGGTTTGAAGCAAAAAAAGGCACCCTCCTCGACGTACTCAACGCCCAGCCCTCCAACGTCCAAAGCTACCTTGACACCAAACTCTACGAGATCGTCGGAACCCTCTACGAAAACTTCCAACTCACAGCAGAGCGCTTCGACCGCATCGAAGACTTCACCAAAACCCTCGCCATCGTCCCCTGCTCTGCAAAGACAAAAACAGGCATCCCCGAACTCATCGTCCTCATCGCCGGACTCGCGCAACGCTTCCTCGAAAAAAACCTTCACATCACCACAAACGCCCCAGCAAAAGGAACCATCCTCGAAGTCAAAGA
The sequence above is drawn from the Candidatus Woesearchaeota archaeon genome and encodes:
- a CDS encoding GTP-binding protein; the protein is MTLRSPIVSVLGHVDHGKSSILDAIRESNIVATEAGHITQAIGASIIPTSAIIQRFGDLIKTMGFSLTLPGILFIDTPGHAAFTTLRKRGGSLADLAVLAVDINEGFKPQTKEAVEILRNAKTPFIIAANKIDLAPGFEAKKGTLLDVLNAQPSNVQSYLDTKLYEIVGTLYENFQLTAERFDRIEDFTKTLAIVPCSAKTKTGIPELIVLIAGLAQRFLEKNLHITTNAPAKGTILEVK